ttgtgctcatttcagaataaccccttaaaaattttaaaaaaattttgtactcaTTTGCTTGTaacttaatagtgaattggtaaggattccttaactttcttttaacgctgtacagtcatccttattttttgtacattaacgtcatccttcgtcattttgactacggctcattttaagacgctataattttcatcgtgagcgaaaaagtgaaccaaacttgaatttattttcttattcaatttggttttaagtagtataacacaaaaattcgtaaaacggtcgaattagtataacttaaatttaccatttcccaatagactaaaatgcattttaaatcgaaaatgaaattacgtgtcgtcattttgacgaatgatgcctgtctagggttaaccataatatttttatgcatattattatttttttcattagattttttggaaaactatttaataattttaattaatgtaaaaaatatatatttaatttcagagtaacccaaataaatttggacaactttttatatttcccctcagcgtacaatttaatagagaattggtaagttttatattaaaactttgtctttctttcaactagaatatttattttattatatccttcacatcgataacaacacagttttatgagtttatatagaatacttcattatttctctaattgtttcaggtacaaattttatgagatacgttctccaaagaaaagttgaattccttacaccatttgataaaatgcccctaaatatcgtaagttacaagctaaaatgaaggattaaaaaattatatttcattattgcttccatttttttccagcaagatatgtgaaaaaattacctacgatgaataaaacaaggaaaagtcaaaatgtccaaacagcgagttcaaatgaactactctctgttccacgtattcacaaaaaacattgtattaagaactttcatcataagtttttataataaaatacttttgcttaaagaaagtttaatttaaatgtatgaacattttcataatagtaaaacgatttgttgttcctttaattatttaatttatctgtactgtggaaggattgatttaaaaatagtttagttgtcgaaattttaaagatactgtaaaccaatttttattatcgggtttcccacaaaataagcaattaaaccaaaataatattgactttttaacttggtaggggtatataaatcttatggtgttgtaaaaatgaactaaaatacaatgttatagatgaactaaaatttaagagaattataaactagacaaaatgaaaaaaatcttaagggctaaatcatggtcaatattactacagtttagttcattttgcaatggaaaagggttcactgttttttcagtgtagtaaaataatataagaaataacaaattaaatatttattttaaattagtgtgaacatttgtctttttttcaaaattattgaatataaataacaaacaataagtctatcaatgttcgtgatggtgtataaagaaagaaaacagcgaCAGaacaacaaccccttcattcgtcttcattttgaaatcaattatcaggtaacattcatacagtgacgctaaccttttgtgaaaaaattggtttatgatttttttgtaggtattgaaattgtaaaaggaggacaaaatccttacgcagcatcttattaaaagtgaagggAACAAGAAGCAGAAAAtaattacgttttacagttggtaactttacatggaaattggaaatagtggaataataagctaatatttcaaggccagtcgatgcttttagttcttaataaatatatttaatatattaataaaacatgtcttttattgaagaaaaaatgtctatataaataaataaaactgtatgtaaaaacgaaggtaagcagttctaattttgaagtttaccacaaatatgtaagatttttccaattgaatgaaaaaagttcaataaaatcattgcttatatgaattcaattcagttaaattttttcattctgtagtatagtggtacataaatataggaaaatgttaactaatatatggaatgcattctacctaatttctacgaaaatcacatcgttcaaacaaataaaaatgtctttggcgctatacgaagttcaactttctttacaatgagttcattttaacttaaagaagtggtcactttttttctgggtgaacctaacgttcaacaacaaatattttgttttgttggatgctcaacaaactacctacaaattatgttattgagaacacaaattatttgttgccttctgatggtaacgattgctaacaacttttttgtaataatggttattaaaagtacaaattagtttgttgcaggaaaattaacaaattgtgttattggttttccaacaaaagtattggttctcaaacttatttttatctatgAACATTAGCAAATTAAAAGTAACAAGCTTTACAGTTTTAATAGCACAAGAATCTGCTAAAACAGGTACTGTGTGGGCAATAGAGGATTCAACCAGAAAAAAagagccttcgaaactaaaggaaaaaatgttcatcaatgtagtttagccattttatttgcattaagttaaatttttgtgtgaaataataaaatttacttgtttcagtaaaaaaaaatcctaaactgaaagcagttaggaatagttcattaactagaataaggcatggaattttactaatactgttttcttcgctgggtataagaatttactactgaccaagaatattttattccccgataacaaagcattcgtaaaaataaacaaaaaccgaactaaacccaagtttccgcaaaattagtaaaatttcttatgaaatgataattctgacttcctttattatagaaagcttatcatacatacgaataacacttagcataaaaaaatattttagttaactaAGTACTAAGAACTATTCAATCCTTATAAAACTTAAGGTGAACACActcgttagaatataggaaattttcctatatttcttttatctacctgtaatcgatatgtttgcgcgtgggttgtttttttagttggaatcgtgttgttgtggtatacggcgagattgttaaaaaataatatagtaaaataatacattaaataacaaataaaatatataaaatacttgttattttaaattagtgagaacaattttcgttttttgaaaattattaaacacaAATAGCAAACAAAAGTCTATCAATGCTCGtggtagtgtataaagaaagaaagaaccaacagaataacaacccctttattcgtcttcattttggaatcttcaactatcaagtaacattcagtgacgctaaccttttgtgaaaaaattggtttatgatttttataccctccaccataggatgggggtatattaactttgtcattccgtttgtaacacatcgaaatattgctctaatactccataaagtatatatattctgggtcgtggtgaaattctgagtcgatctgtgcatgtccgtccgtccgtctgttgaaatcacgctaactgtctgtctgttgaaatttggtacattgtgctagtatatggccgttaacaaccatgcccaactaggtccatatcggtctatagttatatatagccctcagataaatcgattcccaatcacacaaaaattggtccatatcacgttcataattctatatatcccctatataagcgacccccatatttcaattatggctctctatgtaccgtgaaaaagtccatgtcgattcgtaattatttgtagacttacctatacataaattttttgtctaatatataccacgtatgggctaaatcacaatttagaaaccgatgtaaagaagttttaagataccacaacccaagtatttcgattgtggatgacagtctttcgtagaagtttctacgcaatccatggttaggttaggttaggttaaagtggcaacccgattaaatttaagactcacttagactattcattgtgataccacatttaactaaaagtacctattacatatgggcacttctagactTAACCActcaaccttctctattatttacttttgttgaaccaaccagattgctccaaaaacattaacaaactgcttaagttaacgttttccaggtccgccagtaatctaaagctatatgctcctaaaattcgcttacaccttacacaaaaagcaggacacacacaagaggtgtttaattgattcatgttcctccacatcatgacggcTCCATGAAATAAGCCCCCAAGAAATAAGGCCCCAAAACGGAAATGAAACAAAGCCCCAAACCtttatattgaaaacaaaaacaacgtaatttggggtattgtttcgtttttttttggggtgttgttTCATTATGAAAAAACACCGTAATTCATTGATGAAGGAAACCCCCAACGATTTCTTTGTGGGgcattatttcattttgttaaaactaaCAACTTTACTAAATGCGTAGACTGGTACCGTTACAACTACCTTGTATTTAAATGAATGCTTGCAATTCATTGTAAACATTGATTGACTATTCAGTTTCATTCTAAACGTCGCGTAGTAAACAAATACTCAATATGAATTACGAAATATTCCCGGGAAAAAGAAGTGGAAGTGAACTCCTTTACGTatttgaggaaaaaattatttatcgcAAGAAATCATTTTACAAAGGTGTAACTAAATATGAGTGTAGACAAAAAGAGTGTAAAATCTAGAATTAATGTAACGTCCGATGGAAACTGTGTCCGTGCACAAAAATTTGTGGAACATAACCACGATGACGAAGAAAAGTATTATAAAGAATTGAAGgcactaaataaaataaaagcagattgcctacacgctcacaaaaaatcgcttctgtaacatatactcccaaacatattttgcttcaagcatatacatttttggctattgcccaaacatttatatgtttgatctcttccaatatataatatgtttgaaagcatattggtctaaacaatatatgtttgggtagtcaatttccaaacattttgtatttttgcatccaaattcaataatgttgttttccaaaaaacaatatgttattatgtgaacatataatatgtttggaagcattttgcacccaaaaatattatatgcttaaaaaaaattctcccaaacaatattgtgctcaaaattttatttatttatttatatatttacaatcataatgaattatggtaatataggtgctaacaacataggttttcgacctgaatgcccaaaattttgtttctgcccaattgtatattcccccacatctttctcacttccacgagattttttagttcttagcacctttttctgtaatacaaacattgtagaagaaattattcaattgcatgattttttttattttaattttaccttttgccggacggggattcgagcagcggaccacacagtttgtaaggatcaaagaagtagctgatcaattgcccaaggaaaaataaaatgttaactttgtaataacaagcaacaaccaccaacttaattcaatatcgctccctgttaaatagcgctccaagctactatacacatatatgtttataggctatttctaaattaatatatgtttgcatccaagcatattatatttaaaaacattttatgtcccaaacataatatgttctaacatattaacatatatgtcccaaacatgttatgctagtttatgaacattatatgcttgcactcaataatattgtgtttaaaaatttgtgttccaaacatataatgtttatagccaaacatatgaaaaacagtctttttcaaccgtgtagataGTGCTCAAACACTAGGAAAAGAAATGACAGCAATGAGTAGCATAAGATcttgttttcaaaaaacttgcgaTAGGTAAGAAATGtagaataattatattaaagcaatatgtttttttttattaatatattaaatagttTTCAAGATGATACCAAAAATATTGCATTCTCCAAAATCAAAAGAGGGTTGCAATATATAGTCAGTAAGCACTTTGTAACCTCTCCGAAGACAGCTCTACAAGTTATTGAGgcttttaatttagaaaatgtgtGGACATCATTTGGAATAACAAAAGATGAGGCAATGCCCAGGCCTTTTTACACAGCATGTATTATGGAAGAaaaatattcgttttgtttgttttcatcgCTGAAAACCATAGAATTAATTAAGGAGAATATTCCACCGAAGCAAAGGACCTTCCTAATTGATGCAACATTTAAAATTGTTCCAAAAGGATGTTTCAAACAATTGCTcgttatatatattgtatatttcgAAGAAGTAAGTTAATATACACTTAAATATTCAATCAAATTATTAACcaattattttagatttttccaATATATTTTGTTCTTATggatagaaaaacaaaacaaatatacgAAGATCTCTTTCGCTACATCAAGGACAATATTTTCGACATGGATCCTTCTATTATTGTGACTGATTACGAAGAATCTATGAGGCAAGCAATACAAAtagtttttccaaaaacacaaaatgttGGTTGCTGGTacgtatgaaatattttgtttttatattctaaatatgagaataattaaaaaaagaaaaaaataatttttttcaaccttTCCACTCGAGCACAATCTATTTTTTTCGTAATTCTTTTAAAACCTCtaccaaattgttattttactTCGCAATTTTGTGAAACCTTTACATTTGAACAAAATCATAACAATTCCGCAATTCCCCTCATGTATTATAATTTTcggttaaatttaaaaagtgaACATAACTAatgcaatacaaataaaaataaacaacatcatTTATTCGAGTGCTAACAAAACTGTTCATTTAGGTTCCATTTTTGCCAAGCTGTTAGGCGTAACATGAGAAGCAGAAAGGCTTTAGTTAAGTATATACGATCTTCGAAAGAAGCGTCTGCAGCTTATCATAAACTAATGGCTCTTCCCTTACTCCCCCCTGGTTTAATAAAAGGAGCGTTTTCTGCAATCAGGTCCAAAATAATGTTAATTGACAGCCAATGTGTCTTTGCGCCATTTTTAAACTACTTCCAAAGACAATGGATACAAAAAGTAAGTTGCGATGTGAAATTAATCTGCCATATGTGACATGAATCTAAtgaatgtaaaatattttctagattGGTGGTAATTCTTTCTcagtttataaacaaaaaacacgAACAACATCAGCTGTAGAAGCATATAATGGAGTACTAGGACGTTTAGCAGATAAGAATggacatttttttaagtttgttgcCATAATTCGTAATGAGGAATTTTTCAAAAGCTGCCATTTTTCAATGCTCTCTGAAAGCGGTGGATCGTTGTGCAAACGAAAGAAGAGACAGGATGCTGATAAGTCTTCCAAAATTGAGAAAGCAATCCGGCTTTTGGAAAATGGGGATATATCTGTTACCGATTTTCTTTCCCGAATGGTGTATGAACCTAACAAAATATGCGTAAAATTGATACCAGAGGAAAACTTATTCGAGGAAGAAGAGTATTCCGATTGTGAAAACTCGGAAGACGACAACCAAGAAGTGACTTCTAGCACTTTAAACGACAGCGATTGCGTGATCTGCGTCAACAAACCTTCAAACATTGTTATGCTACCTTGTAGACATATGAAAATTTGTTCGGAGTGCAATTTAAAGTTAATGGCGGAGCATTATCAAAAGCTTTAAACAATTACAAGTGTCCTTGCTGCCGCCAACCCGTTGAAGATACCATGgaagtttttacttgaaacttatTGCTCTCATACAAttattaaattggatttttcatagagaatttttttatttatacaaaatataatattatattgaaatatttattaaattcatgaataaatttatttttttctctataacaGCAATAAATATTActttataaaatgaaataagtcccTATGGGGcccaatttcataaaattttgggctttatttcattgttgtggGGTTTTATTGCATATTCAAAATGAGGCTTTATTTCCTTATGAACTAAATACCCAAAATTTGGGGCATTATTTCATTTCCAGTTTGGGGCCTTTTTTCTTGGGGGCTTATTTCATGGAgcccactagcatatctagtgtgcggtttaggtttaaatggggccatatttgcttggtgtcgttacaacccttacaattctcccatccaatattggccatcataacagccttctcacgcagtaagagcatgtaggaggccagaggcataccaacagattatagttcccttggaatatgtaaggtagatcctagccttgctagctcatttgcttcgcagttccccggtatgttcctatggccaggcacccatattagctgaatattgtactgctcagccgtctcgttgagagatttgcggcagtctatggccattttcgagttaaggaacactctcttattctcttattgccaatatttcagcctgaaaaacactacagtgattaggtaatcttttcgccattcgaatttccagatctttagaatatactccgaaccccacttgtccattcaatttggagccatcagtatagaaatctatatatcttttattccccggggtctgtgttccagggctgtggagtcgagtcaattttgctcgactccgactacaGCATTTCttcttagcctcgactccgactccggagtcgactccaggtggtgtacttaaatctcattttaacagtattccaattgtaattgtaaGGTGTAgtattccaaaaatagaccgatataagtattctattttgccttatgtgtttatatgtccaaaagaattctaattttaatttttgatacgactcgacgacaaatctcagcattttagggatgtaaagaactctgcATTTTAATTTCAGGTCAATAAATTAGAATACGActcaagactatatagagaccacatcaaaatatgggtagataactacaatctccagaatatgcatttataaaaacacaaaatttaaaaaaataattagtctTCCAGAATtcctggtattggtctatataggcattttataaaaaaaacaaatctatataaaaaagaaaaatacacaaaaatcaaaatgtcgggctaatcagatagaaagtttagatgttaaaaatttaatgtgtcggatatataaaaaaaaaacataaactgcCATAAATTATGACgaacggaattttaaataaccactaccatacattaatttaatgtaaagaatttcgagtggcacGTTGGCtgagatttaatttaaaattacagcttccaaggacatcgggtgtatatggagatttcttaagtaattatctccatatacaaaatctgggccgacgggaaatttccgcatttatttatggatctcaaataactcaaaatttctgacaaatcttttAAACATTTCTGACTGGGAAAATGTCTTAAAAAAAAtaggagatgggtttatatgtaggtgctatatcacaaaattgtccgatatgacccatcttcgaactcgacatgcctgccaaaaaatcagaacgttaggttctactgcaaTATTCCTTTAAAATTGTACTTGTATCAAGAgtctaaaaatcgatattttaatatgttaataaaaccatattctagtaaaacctgcTTTTGATATCACAGTGACATTTCACCAATATAAATACACtaagggccagtttctcaatgtcttgttattatttatcgtgtcgataaaacagctgataccatacaaaaattttactaagcgGAGGGCTATCCTCCGGTTAAAATTAAACGGaagatgagaaactggccataagaatagcctgaaatccagtacttcgtttttcgttgttcgattaaaaactctaatggaatctaatttgtcgaaatatttctttatatacaatgatatgaagtgtttttcaaattttgtttggccGGAGTCAGAGtcgagcaaaatcttcagactccgactccggctccgactccacagccctggtgtacaccacgcctcactgttgggaatttgtTGTTGCACCTGACTGTTTGgctaaaatgtctaaaggcaatagatgcagcatgacattatgcaatccatggtgcagggtacataagattctgcctggccgaacttacggccgtatatacttgtttatattagtAGGTACTGAAatcgtaaaaggaggacaaaatcgttaggcagcaacttacgagggcggttcggaaacttcttagcctatcaacgaAAGagaaatagttagtttttcaaaaataattttatttttcaatataatctcctgaaacttcaatacacttagtccaacgcttttagggagccaccgtggtgcaatggttagcatgcccgccttgcatacataaggtcgtgggttcgattcctgcttcgaccgaacaccaaaaagtttttcagcggtggattacccacctcagtaatgctggtgacatttctgagggtttcaaagcttctctaagtggtttcactgcaatgtggaaagccgttcgggctcggctataaaaaggaggtcccttgtcattgagcttaacatggaatcgggcagcactcagtgataagagagaagttcaccaatgtggtatcacaatggactgaatagtctaagtgagcctgatacaccgggctgccacctaacctaacctaacctaacctagtccaacgcttttctagcaattctgtcccttgattaaaatagttttcctcaaggtcttcaaaatagtggtttacaactgtaattgcgtcttcatttgaggtaaagcgcttgccagcaaggatttttttttttttaaatttgggaacaagtaaaagtcactgggagctaaatcaggataaTAAGGTGGGTGcaaagtactctgaatttattgttttacctttttgcagatagtcaatcaataaaatacctttgaagtcccaaaaaaccgtggccataaccttaccagccgattgaattatttttgccttctttttttatcacttcctccagcttcagtccattgtttggattgttcttttgtctctggagtatagtggtggatccacgtctcatcaacagttatgaaacgacgcttaaaatccattttatttcgcttaaaacgatccaaacaagcttgagaaatgttcattcttatgcgtttttgatcgactgttatcaAATGCGGCACCAattttgcagaaagctttttcatgcaaaattaaatggactccatcatttgagatgtccatgatattagcaatttcacgcacttttattcgtcgatcatttaataccatatcatgcacgtttaaattcagcaaccaattttttactgttgcatatgaaggagcactttcacctaacacattcaccatatcattatgaatttcttgcccgataaaccttttttatgtaaatatttaatgacagcacgcatttctaatttttccattgtaaaaaaattgcggatgcgtcttttttgaacacctgtttctatatgaagaagttgccagatcgaaacaaaatttaacatgtgttcataacagagatggacgtTTATAAAACACTtgagtttttttctgtttataccgcgctttttgtgctaggctaagaagtttccgaactgccctcgtatttggttcattcttattatttttgagaaatgtacgaaaataaaaaatctcggacgtttttatacccaccaccatag
This is a stretch of genomic DNA from Haematobia irritans isolate KBUSLIRL chromosome 4, ASM5000362v1, whole genome shotgun sequence. It encodes these proteins:
- the LOC142236118 gene encoding uncharacterized protein LOC142236118, which translates into the protein MDRKTKQIYEDLFRYIKDNIFDMDPSIIVTDYEESMRQAIQIVFPKTQNVGCWFHFCQAVRRNMRSRKALVKYIRSSKEASAAYHKLMALPLLPPGLIKGAFSAIRSKIMLIDSQCVFAPFLNYFQRQWIQKIGGNSFSVYKQKTRTTSAVEAYNGVLGRLADKNGHFFKFVAIIRNEEFFKSCHFSMLSESGGSLCKRKKRQDADKSSKIEKAIRLLENGDISVTDFLSRMVYEPNKICVKLIPEENLFEEEEYSDCENSEDDNQEVTSSTLNDSDCVICVNKPSNIVMLPCRHMKICSECNLKLMAEHYQKL